The following are from one region of the Corylus avellana chromosome ca1, CavTom2PMs-1.0 genome:
- the LOC132166958 gene encoding UV-B-induced protein At3g17800, chloroplastic: protein MDHCLARHPIPTLPSPRLPSLQKPHNFSSKTALKLPTKPRAFAVIASAGASHCEPTPSSSLNSPLEPRSLPGRFLSTVLQNHRQLFHTAVADELRLLADDRDGALSRMLLSAGSDEACLHRRVAQLKEHECQIAIEDVMFMLIFYKFSEIKVTLVPRLSRCIYNGRLEIWPSKDWELESYHSLEILEMVKEHVTTVTGLRADSSVTDNWATTKITRLMLGRVYVASILYGYFLKSASLRHRLEQSLASVNQDLRLGHKPPLQFQELCPYGLTSLLFGRISSMQCVSTNQEVKHGSLKCYVMGFDPETLQRCAKLRSKEAVSLIENHSHALFGDEKTGLVETDEVILTSFSSLKRLVLEAVAFGTFLWDTEEYIDTVYKLKENN, encoded by the exons ATGGACCATTGTCTCGCACGCCACCCCATCCCAACTCTCCCGTCTCCACGCCTGCCATCCCTTCAAAAACCCCACAATTTCTCTTCCAAGACTGCGCTCAAGTTACCCACCAAGCCCAGGGCCTTCGCGGTGATTGCGAGCGCCGGGGCAAGCCACTGCGAGCCCACACCCAGTAGCAGCCTCAACTCGCCGCTCGAGCCCAGGTCCCTGCCGGGGAGGTTCCTCAGCACCGTCTTGCAGAACCACCGCCAGCTCTTCCACACCGCCGTCGCCGATGAGCTTAGACTCTTGGCCGACGATCGCGACGGCGCCCTATCCCGCATGCTGCTCAGCGCCGGCTCCGACGAGGCCTGCCTTCACAg GAGGGTTGCACAGCTAAAGGAGCATGAGTGCCAAATAGCCATTGAAGATGTGATGTTCATGTtaatcttttataaattttctGAGATCAAAGTCACTTTGGTTCCAAGGCTCTCTAGATGCATTTATAACGGCAGACTAGAGATATGGCCTTCAAAGGACTGGGAGCTGGAGTCCTATCACAGCTTGGAGATTTTGGAGATGGTCAAGGAACATGTCACTACTGTCACCGGCTTGAGAGCAGATTCTAGTGTCACAGACAATTGGGCAACAACTAAGATCACACGACTCATGCTTGGCCGAGTATATGTGGCGTCCATCTTATATGGCTACTTTTTAAAGTCTGCCTCCTTGAGGCACCGGTTGGAGCAAAGTCTAGCTTCAGTAAACCAGGACCTTCGTCTCGGGCATAAGCCTCCCCTTCAGTTTCAGGAGCTGTGCCCTTACGGATTGACAAGTCTTCTCTTTGGCCGTATCAGTAGCATGCAATGTGTGTCAACTAACCAGGAAGTTAAACATGGAAGCTTGAAATGTTATGTGATGGGGTTTGATCCTGAGACATTACAGAGATGTGCAAAACTTAGATCCAAGGAGGCTGTCAGCTTGATTGAGAATCATAGTCATGCTCTTTTTGGGGATGAGAAGACTGGTTTAGTTGAGACTGATGAGGTGATCCTGACGTCGTTTTCGAGTCTGAAGAGGTTGGTTTTGGAGGCTGTTGCTTTTGGTACATTCCTCTGGGACACAGAAGAATACATTGACACTGTGTATAAGCTCAAGGAGAATAATTAG
- the LOC132184233 gene encoding cytochrome P450 CYP82J17-like: MDIMIGSHLLAVAGLVGLVLLYNLWRVRNGTHKLKSMSAPEPPGAWPIIGHLHQLRGENPIARTLAAMADKHGPIFTIRFGMKPSLVISNHEAVKECFTTNDRILASRPRSSHGKYLGYNYAGFGFAPYGTLWREMRKLAVVELLSTRRLEMLKSVQVSEVDTLIKDLYSLCNHNDGGTATATVVISEWIERLTLNIITKMVAGKRYFGNAINGEDDGEAKRIFKIIKEFMYVSGVPVVSDLIPLLGWVDVQGRLKSIKRIARELDSLAGSWIEEHTRKMVKSEKPDFIDVLLSAIDDNSVFGYTRDTIIKATILNLILAGSDSTSINLTWLLSLLLNNKHALKRAQEELDLNVGRNRWVEDYDIKHLVYLQAIIKESLRLYPPGPLSVPHEAMEDCNVCGYFVPKGTRVFVNVWKLHRDPRVWEDPDEFLPDRFLTSHANMDASGQHFEFTPFGSGRRSCPGFTLALQISHLTLARLLQGFEWATPMNAAVDMAEGLGITLPKTAPLEVVLSPRLSSKLYQC; this comes from the exons ATGGACATAATGATCGGTTCTCATCTACTCGCAGTTGCAGGGCTTGTAGGATTGGTGTTATTGTACAATCTATGGAGGGTGAGAAATGGCACTCACAAACTCAAGAGTATGTCTGCCCCAGAGCCACCAGGTGCCTGGCCAATCATAGGTCACCTTCATCAGCTACGTGGCGAAAACCCAATTGCCCGGACCTTGGCTGCCATGGCTGACAAACATGGTCCGATCTTCACCATCCGGTTTGGAATGAAACCTTCACTTGTGATCAGCAACCACGAGGCTGTCAAGGAGTGCTTCACCACAAACGACAGGATTCTTGCATCGCGTCCAAG GTCTAGCCATGGAAAGTACCTTGGATACAACTACGCAGGATTTGGATTTGCCCCGTATGGGACACTTTGGCGAGAGATGCGAAAACTTGCCGTTGTAGAACTCCTCTCCACGCGCCGGCTGGAGATGCTGAAGAGCGTGCAAGTCTCTGAAGTGGACACCTTGATCAAAGACTTGTACTCCCTTTGCAATCACAACGACGGCGGCACCGCCACCGCCACGGTGGTGATCAGTGAGTGGATTGAGAGGCTGACGCTGAACATAATCACCAAAATGGTTGCTGGGAAGAGATATTTCGGCAACGCCATCAACGGCGAAGATGATGGAGAGGCAAAACGGATATTCAAAATCATAAAAGAATTCATGTACGTTTCTGGGGTGCCGGTGGTCTCCGATCTGATCCCTCTCTTAGGATGGGTTGACGTGCAGGGGAGATTGAAATCTATAAAGCGTATTGCGCGGGAGTTGGATAGCTTAGCGGGAAGTTGGATTGAAGAACATACGAGGAAGATGGTCAAGAGTGAGAAGCCGGATTTCATTGATGTCTTGCTGTCGGCGATTGACGACAACTCCGTGTTTGGTTATACGCGTGACACCATTATCAAGGCAACAATATTG AATCTCATCTTAGCCGGCTCCGATTCTACATCAATTAACCTCACATGGCTCCTATCCTTATTGCTGAACAATAAACACGCTTTGAAGCGCGCCCAAGAGGAGCTGGATCTCAATGTCGGCAGGAATCGATGGGTTGAAGATTATGATATCAAACATTTGGTTTACCTCCAAGCCATTATCAAAGAATCCCTGCGCTTATACCCGCCAGGCCCACTATCCGTTCCCCACGAAGCAATGGAGGATTGCAACGTTTGTGGGTATTTCGTGCCCAAGGGGACTCGTGTGTTCGTCAATGTGTGGAAGTTGCATCGGGACCCACGGGTTTGGGAGGACCCGGATGAGTTTTTGCCGGATCGGTTTCTCACCAGCCATGCGAATATGGATGCTTCGGGTCAACATTTTGAGTTCACGCCGTTCGGGTCGGGTAGACGGTCTTGCCCCGGGTTTACGCTTGCGTTGCAAATATCGCATCTGACGCTGGCTCGGTTGCTTCAGGGATTTGAGTGGGCGACACCGATGAACGCGGCGGTGGACATGGCTGAAGGCTTAGGCATTACCTTGCCCAAGACGGCTCCCCTGGAAGTTGTCCTCTCTCCACGCCTTTCTTCCAAACTCTACCAATGTTAG
- the LOC132186240 gene encoding dimethylnonatriene synthase-like — MEIQTIVGLLALLAIFTHALLRLASHGKNGSPKLTGIPEPPGALPIIGHLFHLGGSDDPVARILGAMADKYGPLFSLRIGQRRLLVVSSKEMAKEFLATNDKVFATRASITFGKHTGYNNAIFALAPHGQYWREMRKMTSLELLSNDRLETQKHVPNSEVESMIKELFKLSEDNRVPTISEMFEHMAYNIILRKLVGKRFSAAEYREKSSEAGRIRSGISDALFLSGIFVLSDAIPCLEWMDFQGRVGSMKRAAKELDSVLDIWLQEHLHQKKLECKSNEDRDFMDVMLSTFEEDAVISGHTRDTIIKATTMILILTGSGSTAVTLTWAVTLLLNHPKVLKAAQEELDTHVGKDKWVQESDIKNLNYLRAIVKETLRLYPPGPLTGIREAMEDCNIGDCFVPKGTRVVINIWKLQRDPRVWENPSEFQPERFLTTHAEVDVRGQNFEFIPFSFGRRSCPGIGYGFQVLHLALARVLQGFDIATVGGMKVDVREGLGIALPKVEPLQLVLKPRLPKDLY; from the exons ATGGAGATCCAAACAATTGTAGGTCTTCTAGCTTTGCTAGCAATCTTCACCCATGCTCTCTTGAGACTTGCATCTCACGGCAAAAATGGCTCCCCCAAACTAACTGGAATCCCTGAGCCACCGGGTGCACTACCCATCATAGGCCACCTCTTCCATCTCGGCGGCAGCGATGACCCAGTTGCCCGAATTCTTGGCGCCATGGCCGACAAGTACGGCCCGCTCTTCTCGCTACGGATCGGCCAGCGCCGGCTCCTGGTGGTGAGCAGCAAGGAGATGGCGAAGGAATTCCTGGCCACCAACGACAAAGTTTTCGCCACCAGGGCGAGCATAACATTTGGAAAACATACTGGTTACAACAATGCCATCTTTGCTCTTGCTCCTCACGGCCAATATTGGCGTGAAATGAGGAAGATGACCAGTCTTGAGCTCCTGTCGAACGACCGGCTGGAGACCCAGAAACATGTTCCAAATTCAGAAGTGGAGTCAATGATTAAGGAGTTGTTCAAGCTGTCGGAAGACAACAGGGTGCCGACAATCAGCGAGATGTTTGAGCACATGGCATACAATATCATCCTCAGGAAGCTCGTCGGGAAGCGGTTTTCGGCCGCCGAGTACCGGGAGAAGAGCAGCGAGGCGGGCCGGATAAGGAGCGGCATCAGCGACGCCTTGTTTCtgagtggtatttttgtgttgtCGGACGCCATTCCTTGTCTTGAGTGGATGGATTTTCAGGGGCGTGTGGGTTCCATGAAAAGGGCTGCTAAGGAGCTTGATTCGGTGCTTGATATTTGGCTCCAAGAACATCTCCACCAGAAAAAATTAGAGTGTAAAAGTAATGAGGATAGGGATTTCATGGATGTGATGCTATCAACCTTTGAGGAGGATGCTGTGATTTCTGGCCATACACGGGATACCATCATCAAGGCAACAACAATG aTTCTCATCCTAACAGGCTCAGGAAGCACAGCTGTGACTCTAACATGGGCAGTGACCCTACTCTTAAACCACCCAAAAGTCCTAAAGGCTGCCCAAGAAGAGCTAGACACCCATGTGGGAAAGGACAAATGGGTGCAAGAATCCGACATTAAGAACCTCAACTACCTCCGAGCCATTGTTAAGGAAACCCTTCGCCTCTACCCACCAGGCCCCCTCACAGGAATACGGGAGGCCATGGAAGACTGCAATATTGGTGACTGCTTTGTTCCAAAGGGCACTCGTGTGGTCATCAACATATGGAAGCTGCAGCGCGACCCGCGGGTGTGGGAGAACCCGTCGGAGTTTCAGCCGGAGCGGTTTTTGACAACTCATGCAGAGGTTGACGTTAGGGGTCAGAATTTTGAGTTTATTCCGTTTAGTTTTGGAAGAAGGTCATGCCCTGGAATTGGATACGGCTTTCAAGTGCTTCACTTGGCATTGGCTCGAGTGCTTCAAGGATTTGATATTGCAACCGTGGGAGGCATGAAGGTTGACGTGCGTGAAGGATTGGGAATTGCTTTGCCAAAGGTGGAGCCACTACAACTTGTGCTCAAGCCTCGCCTTCCTAAGGATCTCTATTAA